The sequence ATTCTTGAAGGTTTGCTCTGGAAAGTTTGAACGAAACACTAACTATCGCCATATCCGCTTCGACAAAATGATGAAGTTCTCTTCCGTAACTGCCTTTATGGCTCAGAAAAAGGAAACTGTCGACGAAGCTTACGCAGGAGATATTATCGGGTTACCAGATACTGGCAACTTCAAGATAGGAGATACGCTTACTGCAGGAGAAGTGCTACATTTCAAAGGGCTGCCAAGCTTCTCTCCCGAGATGTTTAAGTATATAGAAAATGCCGACCCGATGAAAACAAAGCAGCTCAACAAAGGTATTGACCAACTTATGGACGAAGGAGTTGCTCAGCTTTTCGTAAATCAGTTTAACGGACGTAAGATAATAGGTACTGTAGGACAGCTACAGTTCGAGGTTATTCAGTACCGACTATTGCACGAATACGGAGCGCAATGTCGTTGGGAGCCACTAAGCTTACACAAAGCCTGCTGGATAGAAAGCGACTCTCCCGAAACTTTAGAAAACTTCAAGAAGCGTAAATATCAATATATAGCGGTAGACAAAGAGGGACGCGATGTGTTCCTTGCCGATTCGGGTTATCTGCTCCAAATGGCACAACAAGACTTCCCCGATATTCGGTTCCACTTTAGTTCAGAGTTTTAAGAAGTTCAATATTTTAAGAAGAATGATGTTATCCATTACCGATAACATCATTTTCTTTTTTAACTGGGTCTTTAGGCTCAAGCCTCATCTCCGGCTCGAACGGATTGAAGTAGTAAACGCCTTTACTATCTAAATATTTAAGAAAAACAGGTAGCTTCTCCATAAATAAAGAATAGTTCTTAGCTCGCGGATAAGTCCACGCAGCCTCGGCAACTGCCGCCAATCGAGGAAAAACCATATAATCTAAACGTTGAGCATCTCCTATCCTTTCTGTCCACATCGACATCTGAAGCCCCATAATATTATCTTCGTAATCTTTAGTAAGGTGTATTATCGGCTGAGGGAAATTATAAACATCTTCTATTGGATTAAATCCTCCCCAGACTCTGCCTATCTTGCGTGTACTATGTTGAATAAAATCGCCATACAAAGGTCTACGAGGAGTCATAATCACTTTAAAGCCTTTCTTCAAAGCCTTTTCTAATTGATTAGGGCGATCGTGTCGCCACCACATAACCACGGCTTTAGAAGGCGAAACACCAGAGTCGGCAATCTCGTCCCAACCTATCATAATCTTACCCTTAGAAGATAATATATCGGCAACTCTTCTTATAAAATAATGCTCTAAACCGAGTTCGTTACCTAAATCATTTTCCTTAATGAAGTTTTGAATAACAGGATCGGTAAACCATTCTTGATTACCATAATGCACTTCATCTCCTCCTATATGAATATAAGGAGAAGGAAATAGTTCGGCTATCTCTGTTATAACATCGCTTATAAAGTTGTAGGTATCTTCTTTGCACGGGTGGTAAGTAAAATGTTTCCAACGACCTTCTCCTCCACCCGACAATTCGGGATAAGCTTTTCCTACGGGAGTTGCGTGTCCCGGCATATCTATTTCGGGCACTACCATAATATGTCTTTCGGCTGCATAAGCAACTATTTCCTTAATATCTTCTTGAGTATAAAAGGTAGCAGGAGCATTTGGGTCGTGGTAATTACCATTCGCTCCTATAGTTGTTAATAGAGGATATTTCTTTATCTCTATACGCCAGCCCGGCTCGTCGGTCAGGTGCCAATGAAACACATTCATACGCAGAGAAGCCATAATATCTAAGTACTGCTTCACCTTTTCTTTTCCGAAAAAGTGGCGACTTTCATCAAGCATAAAACCTCTCCACTTATAGCGAGGCTTATCTTCTATATAGCACTCTGGGAGATTACCGCTATATGCTTGCATTAGTTGCGCCAGGACTTCTTTTCCATAAAACAACCCTGCATCATCAGAAGCTTTTAGGCTTATTTCGTTTCCCTTTACTTCTAATATATAGGCTTCGTTGTCTAATACACGATTAGACACCATTTCTACATTTAGCTTATTAAGTAAAACGTCTTCATCGAACGCATATATGTTACCCTCTTTGTGTTGCACCTGTGGCGTGGGGAATATAGGTAGTTGAGCAAAACTAACCGAATAGCACAATAAGAACAAAACAGAAATCTTTCTAAAGTATGTCTTCATAACACTACATTTAATGTTTACTTTACTACAACTCTGCTTCCTGCTGTATGCGAAACATATTCGGGAGCATACATACATTGTATTGTAGCCATTCCATTAGAATAATCGCCAGACGATGTTACGTATAAATCGTACTCCAATACATAAGTACCCTTAGGCATCACGTTGAAGTAGAAATTCATAGAAGCATCTTTAGGAGCTTTGTAGTATATTAACCCTTGCTTCCACTCACAACCCGACAGTTGAGTTGTTGGTTCGAAACACGAAGCTCTCATATCTTTCAGATGAACAAACTCCATATCTCTATCTGTGCGAATAGTTAAACGAACAGTTATTTTATCGCCCACCTTAAGAGGATTATCTTCGCTAACAGGTATTAGTGTTTTACCAGTCTCCCCTGTTTGGTTTACATAAAGAGCCTTCTCAACATTAAGCTCTGTTGTAGCTTTGGTAAGCTTGTCTAAATCTTCGTAATATTGATAATACAAAGCCCCCCAAGCAGCACCATCACTTGTTTTCTCTAAAGTAATCTTAGACATATTTTTCTTGATGCTTTCTTCGTTATAAATCTTCTTTATATAACCAGTACCTGCTTCTGCACCTTTAGTATCAATGGTTTGTTTACCTAACTTTATTTTAACGTTTTCTTGATTACTCAACCAGTCAGTACCAGAGTTAAGAAGAATGTTTATTGCATTTACTGTAGCTGGAACATCCTCCCATAGTTGAGTCTGTTTCTGTTTAAGCAACCAAAGTTTCATTCCATCTATCTCTTCAGTTGTATAACCGACTTCCTTAAATGCTTGCATAACAAAAGAATGAACAGTAGTAGCATTTTGAGACATAAAAGCATAAGTATTGTTGTTTGCCCAATACATACCCAATTCTTTATCTGTAGTAGAATGCTCTCTTAATGATTTCACTATATTATTAGCAATATCTTTATTGTTGTATCTGTTCATAACAATAGCAGAAATAGCTCTGTTGTATAGATTACCAGAGCTTGTCCAATACTTCTTTATTATATTAATATAGAAGTCTATGGCTTCTTGAGTTTCAGATGATATATCATTACTATAATATGAACGAACAAACAAATATTCTAAGTTTGTTGTAGATATACTCTTTGAGTCTCTCCAATTCTTAGTCTTCTTAAGATTTTCGTAACGTTCCACAAACTTGTAATCTATGAAAGCAATGGCATTGTCTGAGATATTAGTAGCTGCAGATGCATCATAGTCTTTCAATTGAGATAGTTCTCCTAAACCATAAAGTATCCACTGAGTAATACTCACACTACTATTCATTCCTTTGAACCAAGTAAAACCGCCATCACCAACTTGCAATGAAGATAGTTTGTCTATGGCTTGCTTGTTAAAGTTAGTAGCTCTATTAACATCAAACAAAGTAGCTAAACGTTGTTTTTGATCTGTTTCGTTCTCGGCTTCCATTACCCAAGGAGTTTCTTCAAGAAGAATGTTTTTAAGCTCTTGGTTCTTCTCTAAATTAGAAAGAAGCGTTTCTTTATTAGCACTTTGAGCTTTCCAAGTATCTATTATTTGTTTAATATTAGGAGTATTATTAGCTATATGAGTTGCTACTGTATTTGAATAATATCCAGCGAACCAATCTAACACGTTATCGTTTTGTGGTGTAGAAATACTTGGTAAAGCTTGCACTGCATACCACACTGGGTTAGACGAAAACTCTAAGGTTAAACGATAATTATCTGAAGTAGAAGAAGGATTTGCCAACTTATCTAAAGTGTACTCTTTCTTCTCTTTGCCGTAAACATTCAACGGCATACTTTCAGTTACTAATATTCTATTAGGAAGAACTGGTATTATGTGCTGCTCTCCATCGCTAAAGTTTTCCGACTTAGCTACTATCTTAAAGGTAGTAAGTTCTATTCCCGAAGGAACTGTAAACGACCAAGTAAGAGCTGTAGTCTTTCCAGATTCTAAACTAAACGACTGCGAAGAGTTATTCACCCTTATATTAGTTTTATTATTTGCAGGATCGAAGAACTCGACATAAGCATTACCAGAAACAACTTGTTCGGAAAGGTTAGATATGTTAGATGTTATAGTTACCTTATCGCCTTCTCTTATAAATCGAGGTACGTTAGGGCTTACCATAAGCTTTTTCTGACTAACAGCTTCTTTTATTAGTTGACCGTATTTTAAGTCTTTAGTATGAGCTAAAGTCATAAACTTCCAAGTGGTGTTGCTTTCGGGAACAGTAAACGAGATAATAGTTTCTCCTGCCTCATTAGTTTTAAGTTGAGGATAGAAGAACGCTGTTTCGTTGAAGTTTTTACGGATTTGCACTGTTTCTTCCTCTCGTTTGAGGTCTACCATTACCACTTCTTGAACAACACTTTCTTCCACCAATACCTTGTGATCCTCCATAACTTTAGGAGAACTACCTATTCTAACCTTATTGCTAGCTCCAGTATCTAATCCAGCAATATTTCCATCTAAGGCATCTTCGACAGAAACTATTTCCATACCTTCAAGATCTTGAGTTGTTAATTTACCATCTCCTCCTTTTCGTAGATTAGAGCTATTGAAATATACTTCTTTCAAAAGAGATGAGTACCTCAAATTAAATCCGAACCAATTGAATGAGTCGTAGTTGAAGTCTGGCACTTCCTTAAAAACATAGTCGTATCTCAAATAATAACCTGATGTTCCAAATTCATTAGCAGCTCTATTATTGACGCCCCACAATGAAATAGTCTTTACTGGATAGAAGCTCCACGAATGATTATTTATTTTATCCAACGAAGAATCATACATTGCAGCAAGAACCTCAGACAGTACTGGAGATTTGTTGCCATCTTTAATAGATATTTTCCATTCTTCTGTTTGCCCTGGAAGTAGATAATCCCTAAAAACCTCCATCTTAATATCTAAAGATTTGTTTGGCTGTTTCTTTTTTATATCAATTGAGCGAGAAAACAACTGTTTATCTTTAATAAAGCAGAAATTAGCAGTAACTCCATCACCATAAGTTTCTAAGAAAGGAATTTCTATTTTCTTATTTTCACTATTAAGAGTAAAACGCTCTACGGCTAACTTCTTGCCTTCTTTGAATATTTCGTAAAGAACATAAGCTTCGGTAGAACTTCCTATAATGATTTCAGCTTTCTCCCCTACAGCACATTCTGTGTTTTCCCCCAGAAACCAAAGGTAAGTTGGTATATGAGGTGTCTTATCATTCTTAGACATTAAATCAAAGAAGCCTTCAGTTTCTACTTCTCTACCTAATTGGTCTTTTGCCTTAGCAACTATCTTATATCTACCCGAAAGCAAAGAACTGACATTTGGTATACTTATAGCTTCCCCTGACTTTGAAGTGATAGTAAGTATTAGTTTGTCTTGCTCCCAATTATCGTTATCGTCAAGTTTATTAATATCTTTTGCCTTAAAACTATACAGTTCGTAAGAAATATCGGTATCTATTTTATTATCTGATAAGTTTAATGCGGTAACCGTTATATTTTTAGGATTATCTTTATCTATTGTTTCATAGTTATTAGCAAAAGAAAGATACATCGACTTATCACCAATACTAAACAGCTTGATTGAAGATTGAGTTTCACCATTAGTGTTGGTAACTTCTACCTCTATGGTATATCTATAGTAAACATCTTCTTTGTTTTTATCTTCAAAAGCTTTATCAGCTACGAAATTTATCCCAAACTTTCCGTTTTCATCAGTAAACACACTACCTTTTGCTACTTGAACTTCACGATAGCCCAAAAATCTAAACAACCAATGGTTTCGTCTAACCACTCTATATTTAACTTCTGAGTTTTGTAGATTAACTCCCGAGTACGACTTTACATTTCCCGTTATCGAAATCTCATCACCAAAAGTATAAGCCTTTTCGTTCTTATCAAATTCAATATCGAAAGTAGGACGTTTATATTCTTCAACTCTAAAATTTACATATCCATTATCTTTATCAGCTCTTATAGAGAAATGTCCTGTTAATAAACTCTGCGGTATAACAAACTCACCAGCGAAAGATCCAAACTCGTTAGTTTTGAAATCTTGCTTTGTAATTTCGTTATTATTTGCATCTCTAAAAGTTATCGAATATGTTTTGTTTGACAATACAGTTTGCTTGTCTAAATCGTATGCAATACCTTTGAAATAAACTACTTGTCCTGGTCTATAGATACTCCTATCTGTAAATATATCCAAGCGGGTATTTTTAGCTTTAACTTCTCTGCGAGTAGATACCCAAGGCGCAAAAGAAGCCACAAGAGCATTATCATTATCTTTAACAATACTGTATGAAGCTATGCCTTCTTCCCCATTATCTTGAGCTAAACCTAAGACATCGGTAGTATAAGTTTTAATTAGTTTTAGTTGAGTTTGTTTATTGTTTCGAGCATAAAGTTTAACAGCTGCATTACCTATAGGTTTACCTGAAACACGGTCAACAACAATATATTCTCTTTTATCATCAACCGTACGAGATATAGAAGCCAAACGACTAACAGAAAACTGTTGATTTGCAGGTTCGTTACTGTATTTATCTGTTTTGATAACATATTCATAAAGTCCTAATTCATCAATAGGAATATTGATAATAGTATCATTAGATACATAAGGGGGGAGAGCAGGAAGTTTTACGGTTTCCTTTTTTACAAGAGTACCTTTTTTAGAATATTGCCCTTTTCTGTTCCAAGAGTTAGCATAAACAGTTACAGGCGCATTTATTTTGTATATCTCAACTTTTATTGATGAACAATTTTGATATCGGATTCTTAAATCAAGCCCCTCGCCTGGATAAACTGCATTATCCGATTCTATATTTGCATAACTTTCTGTTAAATTGCTAAGTTGATTTTTCAAAAGTCCAATACGTTCATATTTTGGATAAGCTTTAATCCCTTCATTACATATTTCGTAAGCTCTTTTGCTACTTTCATTTAATCCTTCTTGCGCTGAGAATACTTTCATGATATAGAAATAAGCTTCTTTATCTAAAACTTCTACAACAAAATCTTGTTTTGAGTATTTATTTTTTAAGTGCTCTAAGGCATTAGTGTAATTCTCATCTCCCGATTCTCCTCTATAATTATTCTTTACAAAATCTAAACGTTCGAGATTAGGAATAAGCAAAGCCAAATCGTCATTCTCTTTATATCTAAAAGCTAATAGTTGTTGATATAGAGAAAGTATTTTATACGGGAAATCATATTTCTCTTTCTGTATATTCTCTATCTTAATAAACTCTTCGACAGGAGCAAAGAATTGTTGTTCAATGAAATCACTTTGAGGAAAATTAGCCTTTACTTTATAACTTCCATTTAATTGTTCCAGAATATTTATTCCCTCATTAACAAGAAAGTCGTAAAGAGTAGGACGTAAGTTACGCGACGACTTTCCTTCTTCTAAGATAGCGGCATACTCTAAGGTTGGTGTTTCTTGAAGTTCTTTAGCATTAACTAAAGACAAATCAACAAGATCGCTTATTTTTTGTATAAAAACATTTGCAGGCCATTCTCTAATATCTTCAGGAACATAGCCACTTATAGCTGTACTATTATTGCGAGACACTGAATAATATTTAGCATATAAGTTAGCAAGCATAGAGTACAACACGGCTTGCTCTGTTTTATCTTCTACCTTTTCAGTAAAAGCCTCTACTTCTTTTATTATATCAGAATATTTATCATTATCGATAACTGTTTTATATTTTATCTGATAGATAATAGCCTTTATAACTTCAGCACTATTATTGTTTTTCATTGCATCTTGATAAATCTCATCAACAACCTCTAATGCAGACTTCGGTAAAGATTGTTTTTCAAACGATTCTACCGTCTTCCATTGGTTTGCATACTGAGCATAAGTAGTACTTCCCATAAATGCTAAAATAACTAATATTAATAAATAACGTCTCATAATCTTATTTTTTACTAATTAATGTCTGCTAAGTTAATAATAATTTCAATACTATCATTCTTCTTTATTATATTTGCTTTCTAAATAATTAAAATAAAAACAATCATGAAGAAATCTCTTTGCTTTTCAATCGCTTTTTTGTTTATAGGAGTGTTTGCTGTTTTTGCTCAAGACCCTATATTTAATACAGTAAAAACAGAATTGAATAGAAACTTTGAAATATTAAAACTACAACCCATACCTGCCTATTATTGTTTTGCAAGATTAGACGATTCTCAATATATATCGGCTACTGCAAACTTAGGAGCATTACAAAGCAAAGCCAAAATCAACTCTCCAAACAGAATACTATCTATGGGTATGCGTGTAGGAGACTACAACTTAGACAATTCACACGAAATAAGAGAATCTGGGTGGAACGAACATGGCATATCTGTAAGCGGCACTTATCTACCTTATGAAGACAACGACCGTGTTCTAAAAACCAATATATGGGAGATACTTGATGATTTATACAATAGCAACGTTCAGAATTACGAAAGAATTAAAGCTAATTTAGCCGTAAAAGTTGAACAAGAAGACAAATCACCTGATTTTTCTAAAGAAAAGGTTGAGAACTACTACGAAGAACCCATAGATTGGAATACTCTTAATATAAATCCTAAAGTTTTAGAGGATAAAGTAAAGATGTATTCTGCAATATTTGACAACAATGATGATGTTAATGATGGAGTTGCTATTATCGCTGCTTCTTTGAACAGAATGATATTTGTAGATACCGAAGGAAGAGAA is a genomic window of Dysgonomonadaceae bacterium PH5-43 containing:
- a CDS encoding uncharacterized protein YfaS (alpha-2-macroglobulin family) (product_source=COG2373; cath_funfam=2.60.40.180; cleavage_site_network=SignalP-noTM; cog=COG2373; pfam=PF00207,PF01835,PF17973; smart=SM01017,SM01360; superfamily=47266,48239,49478,53335,81296; transmembrane_helix_parts=Inside_1_4,TMhelix_5_22,Outside_23_1969) encodes the protein MRRYLLILVILAFMGSTTYAQYANQWKTVESFEKQSLPKSALEVVDEIYQDAMKNNNSAEVIKAIIYQIKYKTVIDNDKYSDIIKEVEAFTEKVEDKTEQAVLYSMLANLYAKYYSVSRNNSTAISGYVPEDIREWPANVFIQKISDLVDLSLVNAKELQETPTLEYAAILEEGKSSRNLRPTLYDFLVNEGINILEQLNGSYKVKANFPQSDFIEQQFFAPVEEFIKIENIQKEKYDFPYKILSLYQQLLAFRYKENDDLALLIPNLERLDFVKNNYRGESGDENYTNALEHLKNKYSKQDFVVEVLDKEAYFYIMKVFSAQEGLNESSKRAYEICNEGIKAYPKYERIGLLKNQLSNLTESYANIESDNAVYPGEGLDLRIRYQNCSSIKVEIYKINAPVTVYANSWNRKGQYSKKGTLVKKETVKLPALPPYVSNDTIINIPIDELGLYEYVIKTDKYSNEPANQQFSVSRLASISRTVDDKREYIVVDRVSGKPIGNAAVKLYARNNKQTQLKLIKTYTTDVLGLAQDNGEEGIASYSIVKDNDNALVASFAPWVSTRREVKAKNTRLDIFTDRSIYRPGQVVYFKGIAYDLDKQTVLSNKTYSITFRDANNNEITKQDFKTNEFGSFAGEFVIPQSLLTGHFSIRADKDNGYVNFRVEEYKRPTFDIEFDKNEKAYTFGDEISITGNVKSYSGVNLQNSEVKYRVVRRNHWLFRFLGYREVQVAKGSVFTDENGKFGINFVADKAFEDKNKEDVYYRYTIEVEVTNTNGETQSSIKLFSIGDKSMYLSFANNYETIDKDNPKNITVTALNLSDNKIDTDISYELYSFKAKDINKLDDNDNWEQDKLILTITSKSGEAISIPNVSSLLSGRYKIVAKAKDQLGREVETEGFFDLMSKNDKTPHIPTYLWFLGENTECAVGEKAEIIIGSSTEAYVLYEIFKEGKKLAVERFTLNSENKKIEIPFLETYGDGVTANFCFIKDKQLFSRSIDIKKKQPNKSLDIKMEVFRDYLLPGQTEEWKISIKDGNKSPVLSEVLAAMYDSSLDKINNHSWSFYPVKTISLWGVNNRAANEFGTSGYYLRYDYVFKEVPDFNYDSFNWFGFNLRYSSLLKEVYFNSSNLRKGGDGKLTTQDLEGMEIVSVEDALDGNIAGLDTGASNKVRIGSSPKVMEDHKVLVEESVVQEVVMVDLKREEETVQIRKNFNETAFFYPQLKTNEAGETIISFTVPESNTTWKFMTLAHTKDLKYGQLIKEAVSQKKLMVSPNVPRFIREGDKVTITSNISNLSEQVVSGNAYVEFFDPANNKTNIRVNNSSQSFSLESGKTTALTWSFTVPSGIELTTFKIVAKSENFSDGEQHIIPVLPNRILVTESMPLNVYGKEKKEYTLDKLANPSSTSDNYRLTLEFSSNPVWYAVQALPSISTPQNDNVLDWFAGYYSNTVATHIANNTPNIKQIIDTWKAQSANKETLLSNLEKNQELKNILLEETPWVMEAENETDQKQRLATLFDVNRATNFNKQAIDKLSSLQVGDGGFTWFKGMNSSVSITQWILYGLGELSQLKDYDASAATNISDNAIAFIDYKFVERYENLKKTKNWRDSKSISTTNLEYLFVRSYYSNDISSETQEAIDFYINIIKKYWTSSGNLYNRAISAIVMNRYNNKDIANNIVKSLREHSTTDKELGMYWANNNTYAFMSQNATTVHSFVMQAFKEVGYTTEEIDGMKLWLLKQKQTQLWEDVPATVNAINILLNSGTDWLSNQENVKIKLGKQTIDTKGAEAGTGYIKKIYNEESIKKNMSKITLEKTSDGAAWGALYYQYYEDLDKLTKATTELNVEKALYVNQTGETGKTLIPVSEDNPLKVGDKITVRLTIRTDRDMEFVHLKDMRASCFEPTTQLSGCEWKQGLIYYKAPKDASMNFYFNVMPKGTYVLEYDLYVTSSGDYSNGMATIQCMYAPEYVSHTAGSRVVVK
- a CDS encoding hexosaminidase (product_source=KO:K12373; cath_funfam=3.20.20.80; cleavage_site_network=SignalP-noTM; cog=COG3525; ko=KO:K12373; pfam=PF00728,PF02838; superfamily=51445,55545), whose protein sequence is MKTYFRKISVLFLLCYSVSFAQLPIFPTPQVQHKEGNIYAFDEDVLLNKLNVEMVSNRVLDNEAYILEVKGNEISLKASDDAGLFYGKEVLAQLMQAYSGNLPECYIEDKPRYKWRGFMLDESRHFFGKEKVKQYLDIMASLRMNVFHWHLTDEPGWRIEIKKYPLLTTIGANGNYHDPNAPATFYTQEDIKEIVAYAAERHIMVVPEIDMPGHATPVGKAYPELSGGGEGRWKHFTYHPCKEDTYNFISDVITEIAELFPSPYIHIGGDEVHYGNQEWFTDPVIQNFIKENDLGNELGLEHYFIRRVADILSSKGKIMIGWDEIADSGVSPSKAVVMWWRHDRPNQLEKALKKGFKVIMTPRRPLYGDFIQHSTRKIGRVWGGFNPIEDVYNFPQPIIHLTKDYEDNIMGLQMSMWTERIGDAQRLDYMVFPRLAAVAEAAWTYPRAKNYSLFMEKLPVFLKYLDSKGVYYFNPFEPEMRLEPKDPVKKENDVIGNG